The Ovis aries strain OAR_USU_Benz2616 breed Rambouillet chromosome 6, ARS-UI_Ramb_v3.0, whole genome shotgun sequence DNA segment CGTGTCGTTGACCTGGAAGCGCGCGGTGAGCGTGCGCTGGGAGAACTGGTGCGGATGGTAGCTCAGGAAGGCGTTGTCGTTGCTTAGCAGCGCGTAGCGGACGGCCGAGCTGGCGTTCGCCAGCAGCAGGTTCTGGTGCTGCGCGACAACCTGCGGACGTCGGGGACGTCGGGGCGGCTGGGACCGCGCCGGTGGGGCGTCCACCCTCCCACCCGGGACTCCCGGGGGCGGGCCCACCTTCACGACCATGGCCGCGTAAGTCACGTCGGCCCTCCAGGGCTGCGGCAGGGACCAGCCCACCAGCGGGTCAGCCTCGTCGTTGTAAATGGGGGTGTCAGCAAACTTGGGGAAGAGCCGCTGGATTTGCTGCACGACCACCGCCTCCTGCTCTAGGATGGAGATGGAGCTGCCCGCGCCCTGCGAGCAGCCGCCTGAGCACCTCGGGAGGGCCGCCGAGGGGCCGCGGGTGTGGAGCAGGGGTGGAAGCGCGAGGTCCCCAGCCTACCTTCTTGTGCAGCGCGATGTAGTCCAGCCGCACGCCCACCTCCCCGGTGAAGAAGTTGCTGCCGTTGTTACAGTGCCCCAGGAGGCCCCAGCAGAGCGGCGAGTGGGGCGGCGCGTGGAAGGCGTCTCCAGGGCCGCCCAGGCGCAGAGCTGGGCTGGCTGCTCGCAGACCCTCAGAGCAGGCGTCGTAGTAGTTCAAGAAGCCTGGGCGGGAAGGACACAGAGTCCACACCCGGGGCCAGAGGGGCCCGCTGCCAACCCCTCCCAGATCCATAGGACCCCAAGCCCACCCACCTTGCAAGGTCATGGACACGTTGTCAAAGTCGTGGTGGTCTGGCTCGTTCCACGTCTCAAAATTCCACTTGGAAACGTGCTCGAGGCCATACCTACCTGCAGAAGGTCCTCGCTGTGGCAAGAGGGCCTTTCCTCTGGGGTGGTGTCACCAGCTCATGGAGCCCTCTGGGGGGGGGGCAACCACGGCTGGGAGGTTTGGATGTGATGGGAGGGTCTGGGTGCCCGGGAGCTGGccccccctgcccagccccttgCTCATCAGGAGGCCCTGGCTTGGTGACTTCATGAGAAAACCAGGTGGGGGGTGGGACAGAGGGCAGCCTGCACAAGAgtgcccaccccgcccccgcagGGCACGAGCCCCGCCCACCGATGTATCTCCTGGCGAGGAGAGCGACCAGGTTCCTCCACTCAAACACCTGCTGCTTGTCCTCAAAGTTGGTGAAGCGTCCAGAGGGGCTGCCCATCAGCTCGAAGCCTGCAGCAATGAGGGTGGCATCCCACAGCTCACCTGCCTGGCGCAGGCAGGCAGAGGCAGCCCCAAGTGCGCAGCCAGGAGGACCCAGAAGAACCAGGCCAAGGAGAGATGGGGAGGCCAGCGGCACCAGGGCGATGTGGCAGCTTACCTGGGACGAGCTGGTTCTCCCTGAGAAGGTCCAGGTACCGATCCAAGTGGGTGAAGTTGTAGCGCAGGCCCTGCCCGAATAGGCCCCTGTGGAACGATGCTCAGTGtcagggtggggaggtgggccGGGGGCTGAGACCACAGCCACCACTCAAGCAGCTCGGGAACCAGCACGGCGCCCTGCAGGACTAGGCTCCAGACACAAGTGGCCTTCCTCCTCTGAGAAGATAACTGTGAGCCTAGCAGTCACTCACAGCCTAGCATGCGCGAGCGTGTCTGCACTGGAAGCTCACTCTCAAGCCTTCAGGGGCTCAGAACAGCCTGGGGCTCAGAGCAGGAGGGGCAGGCAGGCCTTTTGGAAAAGGTGCCACAGGATGGAGGCGGGGAGAGCAAGACGGCTCACAGCGAAGAGGGAGGCTGTGTGGTGGGCCTGGCAGGACGCTGCCCTGCCAGATCCTGCACCTCCTGGGGCCAGGGGCCTGGATCTGGCTCCACAGGACCCCTGTGCCCTCCCGCAATGAGAGGTACTGTGGACACAGTACCCCACCCCGCccactctcccccacccctcccacggTGAGAGGTACTGTGGACATAGTAACCCCACCCTTCCCACTGTGAGGTACTGTGGACACAGTACTCCACCCCTCccactctcccccaccccatccactgTGAGAGGTACTGTGGACACAGTATCTCCACCCCTCCCACTGTGAGAAGTACTGTGGACACAGTACCCCACCCTTCCCACTGTGAAGTACTGCAGACACAGtacccctgcccctcccactgTGAGAGGTACCATGGACAGTACCATTGCCCACTTCTACTTGGAGACGTACTGTGGACACAGCACCTCTGCCCTTTCCCCATTCTGAGAGACGACCTGGCCACAGCACCCGAGCCCCATGCCCCTCTGCCGGGCACCGTGGACAGtacacctgccccctccccacacttTTGGCACCATGGACAGTACCCCTGCACCCTCCCCGTTCTGAGAGGCACCATGGACCGCACCCTTGTCTCTTCCCACTCTGAGAAGCAATATGAACCCTTTTTATGCCTTCATGTTTTTGAGGCTTAATTTTTTAGCGCACTTCGGCCTCACAGCAAAATGAGAGGGAAGTGGAGGCTTTCCCAGTTACCTCTGCCACCCGACAGGCACAGCCCCCGccccacagtcaactcccagagtGGGACATTTGTTACCATTTTCGAACCCACACTGACATAATCGC contains these protein-coding regions:
- the IDUA gene encoding alpha-L-iduronidase isoform X2; the protein is MRPPRPSAALLAVLGALWAAALAAAEAPHLVRVDAARALRPLRPFWRSTGFCPPLPHGQADRYDLSWDQQLNLAYVGAVPHGGIEQVRTHWLLDLITARGLFGQGLRYNFTHLDRYLDLLRENQLVPGFELMGSPSGRFTNFEDKQQVFEWRNLVALLARRYIGRYGLEHVSKWNFETWNEPDHHDFDNVSMTLQGFLNYYDACSEGLRAASPALRLGGPGDAFHAPPHSPLCWGLLGHCNNGSNFFTGEVGVRLDYIALHKKGAGSSISILEQEAVVVQQIQRLFPKFADTPIYNDEADPLVGWSLPQPWRADVTYAAMVVKVVAQHQNLLLANASSAVRYALLSNDNAFLSYHPHQFSQRTLTARFQVNDTRPPHVQLLRKPVLAAMALLALLDGEQLWAEVSRGGAVLDSNHTVGVLASAHRPTGPADAWRATVLVYGSDDTRAHANRTVPLILSLHGVPPGPGDSAPCSAPSPRAAAFGLVGRACGLQVRAYGPMRSSSAQRGECSLPSAGSLRLLTCSCSAQTQL